In the Streptomyces spororaveus genome, ACCTCACGGCACATACGGCCGATGACCACGGCGAGCTCCGCCTCGTGGTGCACGTCCTGGGAGAAGGAGGGGTACGTGATCGGGTCACCCGGGCCGACCACCGAGGTGGAGGGCTTGAAGAAGGTGATCGGGGCGTCCGGGACCTCGTTGCCGAGCTCCGCCGCGTGCTCCGCGTAGTTGCGGCCGACGGCCACGACCTTGTTCGGGAGCACGGGCGGCAGCAGCCGGACCTTGCTCATCGGGACCTTCGTACCCGAGAGCTCGAAGTCCGCGAAGGGGATGCCCTTGATGATGTCGAGCACGAGCGTGGAGTCGTCGCCGGGGGCGCCGTCGCCCTCGACCGCGCCGAACGCGACGTTGCCGTCGATCGAGAACCTGGCGATGCGCACCTGTTGCGTCTGCCCCTCTGTATTTCCGCTGGCTGGAGTCTGCGGACCCCAGGCTAACGCGGCGGGCAGCGGCGCTTCACGTTCCTTTACGGGGTGGCTACTCCGCGGCGGCGGCGACCGGCACGTTCATCAGGACGGTGCGGCGCGGGTTCGCGGTCTGCGTCGGCAGCTCGACGGAGTGCTCCGGGGTGGCCGGTGCCGCCTGCAGGTCCTCGGCGTCCTTGAGGTGCGCGAGGGTCGTGCGGCGGGGGTTGGCTATGTTGCGGAACATCGTCGTCGTCTTCATCGGAGTTCGGGGTCCTCGGTTCGATATGTGAGTGTCGGCTGTCGCATGCACCAACCCTGGCGCCAACCCTTTAAGGGGCAAGGCTAAACATCTGAATCCCCCGGCGAACCGGGAAGTAATGGCCATGGCTATGTGAGTTTGCTCACCCTTGACCCGACATCACGGACGAATTGGACACCCAATTCCACCCCCTGAAACGGACATTGCGCCACTGAATGCGTCATTCCGCTCCTGATCATCTCGACTGGGACACCTTGACAGCCGCGTTGTTTGGATGACGTAAGTCCGATTTCTACCGAATGCAGTCGCACATCGTGTAGCGCATCTGTCACAAGCCGTAATCGACTCCCCGGGCCGACACTCGCACCTTGTTGGAGATCCGCCACTGTGCTGGAATTCGCGGGACCGCCGCGGGAAACACCGGCGCGCAGGTGGCGCGAACCAGCGCCGAGCGCGGTGGTACGGAGAGGAAGACGCGCCGGTCACCGACGACCACCATGGGGCGGCAAGTGCCCCACGACTCGACACCGTCCCACCGGTCGCCCGGCGGGACGCCTGGTCCAGAGGTTGCGACGCTAGTGCAGGGACGATTCAAGAGGGATGGCAGCGCTGCGGCGGAGCAGGAGCCGCGCGGCGGGACCGACCGTGGCTCCTCGCCCCAGCACGCCCAGAACCGCGGGCCGGCTGTCGAGGGCGCAGGCCCCGACACCTCCGCCGCGGTGAAGGCGAAGGGCCGTGGGAAGTCCGTGAAGGCCAGGGTCAAGGCGAAAGCCGGACCCACCCCGCCTGCCGGACTACCGGCTGAGCAGGACGCGGCGATACCGAAGGCCCCCAACGGGCCCGGTTCTCGCCTCGCCATGCAGAACTGGCGCATCAGCACGCGACTGGTGTCGCTGCTGACCCTGCCGGTCGTCGCCGCCACCACGCTCGGTGGCTTCCGTATCAACGACTCGCTCAACGACATCGCGCAGCTGGAGCACATGCAGCTCCTGACGACGATGACGCGACAGGCCACCAACCTGGCGGCCATGCTCCAGGAGGAGCGTGACCTGTCGGCGGGTCCCCTCTCGCTCTCCAACGGCAAGACCACCAGCAGTGTCGACGTCGTGCGCCAGCAGACCGACACCGCGGCCAAGGCCTTCAACGCCGCGACCGACAAGGTCGACAGCACGGGCGAGAAGGACGACACGCTCAGGTCGATCCGTAACAACGTCCTGCAGATCGGCCGCCAGCTCACCAACATCGAGACGATCCGCACCCGGGCGTACACCGCCGGCGCCCAGCAGACCGTCAGTGAGTACAACGCGGTCATCGTCTCGCTGCTCTCGCTCTCCCAGGACATGGCGCAGGCCACCTCCAACCCGGAGATGATCAAGCGTACCCGCGCCCTGGCCGCGTTCTCCGCCGCCAAGGAGTACGCCTCCATCCAGCGCGCGATCATCGCCGCCTCGCTCCCCGACACCAACGAGCGACAGGGTGTGCTGCGGGAGAACGACCGGCTGTACGCCCTCTCCGCGCAGAAGGGCGAGCAGCAGGCGAAGACCACCTTCGGGCTCGTCTACCAGGGCCGGACCGAGGAGCTCCTCGCGGGTCTGGGTGACAGCAACTCCGAGATCTCCACCGCCGACGGCTACTCCCGCCGCGTGCTGGCCAGCCCGGACGCGTTCCTCCGGGAGAAGAACCGCTCCTGGCTCGACTGGTACGACGCCGACGGCACCAAGCTCCAGGCCATGAAGGTCATCGAGCTGACCCTGCTCGAAGAGATGGAGCAGAAGGCCCGTGAGCTGAAGAACGAGGCCCAGCAGGACGCCATCATCAACGGTGCCCTGATCCTCCTCGTCCTCGGTGTCTCCCTCGTCGGCGCCTTCGTCATGGCCCGCTCGATGATCCGCTCGCTGCGCCGCCTGCAGGACACCGCGACGCGCGTCGCCCAGGACCGCCTGCCCGAGCTCGTCAAGCAGCTGTCCGAGTCCGACCCGCAGGACGTGGACACGTCCGTGGAGTCGGTCGGTGTGCACACCCGCGACGAGATCGGCCAGGTGGCCGCGGCATTCGACGACGTGCACCGCGAGGCCGTCCGACTCGCCGCCGAGCAGGCCCTCCTGCGAGGCAACGTCAACGCGATGTTCACCAACCTCTCGCGCCGTTCGCAGGGCCTCATCCAGCGTCAGCTCTCGCTCATCTCCGAGCTGGAGTCGCGCGAGGCCGACCCGGACCAGCTGTCCTCGCTCTTCAAGCTCGACCACCTCGCGACCCGCATGCGCCGTAACGGCGAAAACCTCCTCGTCCTCGCGGGCGAGGAGCCGGGCCGCCGGTGGACCCGCCCCGTCCCGCTGGTCGACGTGCTCCGTGCCGCCGCCTCCGAGGTGGAGCAGTACGAGCGTGTCGAGCTGGCCTCGGTGCCCGGCACCGACGTCGCCGGCCGCGTGGTCAACGACCTCGTGCACGTCCTCGCCGAGCTGCTGGAGAACGCCACCTCGTTCTCCTCCCCGCAGACCAAGGTCAAGGTCACCGGTCACGCGCTCCCCGACGGCCGCGTGCTCGTCGAGATCCACGACACCGGTATCGGTCTCTCCCCCGAGGACCTCGCCGCGATCAACGAGCGACTCGCGTCGCCGCCGACCGTGGACGTCTCCGTCTCCCGCCGCATGGGTCTGTTCGTGGTCGGCCGCCTGTCCCTGCGACACGGCATCCGTATCCAGCTGCGCCCCTCCGACTCGGGTGGTACGACGGCCCTCGTCATGCTGCCGGTCGACGTCGCCCAGGGCGGCAAGAAGCCGGCTCCGATGGCGGGCCAGGGCGGTCAGGGCGGCCCCGGCGGCGCTCCGGGTGCTCCCGGTGCGCAGGGTGCCATGGGCGGCGCGCCCGCACGTCCCTCCGTGGGCTCGGGCCCGCAGCGCGGTCAGGTCGCCGGCGGCGGCCAGCGTGCCGCTCTGCCGGGCCGCGACGGCGCCGCCGGTCAGCGTCCGCAGGGCGGCCGCCCGCAGCAGGGCGGTCCCGGTGCTCCCGGTGGCCGTCCGCAGCAGGGGCCGACCACCGCGGGCCAGGGCCAGAGCGCCTTCGGTTCCGGTGCTCCGCTGCCGACCCGCGGTCCGGTCCCCAGCCCCGGCTTCGGTGGTGGCGCGCAGGCCCGTCCGGCGTCCGGTCCGACCGGGTACCCGCAGGGCAACGGCTTCGAGCGACCGCAGCAGCCTCAGCAGCAGCAGCCGCAACAGCAGCAGCCCCAGCAGCCGGCCGCTCCCGCGGCACCGGCTTCGAACGGCTCCCGGCCGCAGCTGCCGCCGCGTGGTGGCGGTCCGCGTGCGGAGCTGCCCGGCCCGCAGACCACCAGCTGGGGCAGCGACCAGGCGCGCGGTCACGACGAGCTCTCGGGCCCCGGCTCGACGGCCGAGTTCGCCCGCCCGGACTTCAACGCCCCGATGCCCCAGGCGGACGGCGGCAACAGCACGACCGGCCAGTTCGAGCGTCCGGACGTACGGGGCCCCATGAACCCGTCCACCACCGGACAGTTCGAGCGCCCGGGCTACCAGCCCCAGCGGCCCGGCGGTCCCGGTGTCGGCGGATACGCCCCGCAGCAGCCGCAGGCCCAGGCTCCGCAGGCCGGCAACGGGTACGCACCCGCACCGGCCGCGCGCCCCGAGACCCCGCGGCTGCCGCAGGCCCACCGGCCGGAGGCACTGCCCCCGGCCCAGAGCTCCGGCGACGCCCGCAGCCCGATCTTCGACACCCTGGAGTCGAACTGGTTCCGCGAGGAGGGGCAGCAGCCCCCCGCGCAGGGACCGGGGACGGCGATCCCCCAGCAGGGCCAGCAGCCGCAGCAGTCCGCTCCGGCGGCTCCGGCGCCGCAGCAGCAGTCGCTGCCGCAGCGCGGTCAGGAGCAGGCGGCCGACTCGGCCGCCACGGCGACCGGCGCCATGCCGACCGTCAGCTGGAAGTCCTCGCCGAACGACGAGCTGATGCGGCAGGCCGAGCGGGTACGTCAGCCCGCCGCGGGCGGCATCACGACCTCGGGGCTGCCCCGCCGGGTCCCGCGGGCGAACCTCGTGGCCGGCACCGCGCAGCAGCAGGCCGAGGCGCAGACGGGTCCGCAGGTCTCACGTGCCCCGGACGACGTCCGCGGCCGTCTGACCAACCTCCGACGCGGTATCCAGCAGGGCCGTCAGGCCGGCAACAACGGACCGGCGACCGGCAGTTACCACATCGACCCCACTTACCAGCAGGAGCGTTAGTTGAGTTCGATGAGCCAGGCGGCACAGAACCTGAACTGGTTGATCACCAACTTCGTGGACAACACCCCTGGGGTGTCCCACACGGTGGTGGTCTCCGCCGACGGACTCCTTCTGGCGATGTCCGAAGGATTCCCCCGCGACCGCGCCGATCAGCTGGCGGCCGTGGCCTCCGGACTGACCTCGCTGACCGCCGGTGCCTCCCGCATCTTCGAGGGCGGCGCCGTCAACCAGACCGTCGTCGAGATGGACCGGGGATTCCTCTTCCTCATGTCGGTCTCGGACGGATCCTCGCTGGCCGTACTGGCGCACCCCGAGTGCGACATCGGCCTCGTGGGCTACGAGATGGCTCTTCTGGTGGATCGCGCGGGCAGTGTCCTCACCCCGGACCTGCGTGCCGAACTGCAGGGAAGTCTGCTCAGCTGACTTCCCACTCTCCCGGCCGGACGGTACTACCGGCCGGGAGATCGGGGCACCGCCCCGGAATCCAGTACCCCCGCCAGGCCGTCATCCCGTTCCCCCCACCGGCCGCCCCGTAAGACGGCACGCTGACCACTGCTGTCCAGCCCGGAGGATCAATGACCCCGCCCCCCGCCTACTCCGATTCGTACGGAGACTCGTACTCGGAAGGCGACCAGCCGCTGGTGCGGCCGTACGCGATGACCGGCGGCCGGACCCGGCCCCGCTACCAGCTCGCCATCGAGGCGCTGGTCAGCACCACCGCCGATCCGATGCACCTGTCCGGCCTGCTCCCGGAGCACCAGCGCATCTGCACGCTGTGCCGCGAGGTCAAGTCGGTCGCCGAGGTCTCCGCACTGCTGTCGATGCCGCTCGGTGTCGCCCGGATCCTCGTCGCCGACCTGGCGGAGGCCGGAATGGTGGCCATCCACCAGCCGGGCAATGGAGAGGCCGGCGGCACGCCGGATGTAACGCTGCTCGAAAGGGTGCTCAGTGGCCTTCGGAACATCTAGCGGAGCGGCTCCCCGCTCCACCACCTCCGCGAAGATCGTGGTGGCGGGCGGCTTCGGCGTGGGCAAGACCACGTTCGTCGGGGCCGTGTCGGAGATCAATCCGCTGCGCACCGAAGCCGTGATGACCAGCGCCTCGGCCGGGATCGACGACCTCACCCACACCGGTGACAAGACGACCACCACCGTCGCCATGGACTTCGGCCGCATCACGCTGGACCAGGACCTGATCCTGTACCTCTTCGGTACCCCGGGCCAGGACCGCTTCTGGTTCATGTGGGACGACCTCGTGCGCGGCGCCATCGGCGCGATCGTGCTCGTGGACACCCGCCGTCTCGCCGACTGCTTCCCCGCGGTCGACTACTTCGAGAACAGCGGCCTGCCGTTCGTCGTGGCGCTCAACGGCTTCGAGGGCCACCAGCCCTACACGCCGGAGGAAGTCCGCGAGGCCCTGCAGATCGGCCCGGGGGCTCCGATCATCACCACCGACGCCCGCCACCGCGCGGACGCGAAGAGCGCGCTCATCACGCTCGTCGAGCACGCCCTCATGGCGCGGCTCAAATAACACGGTTTCAGTTGTCGTGCGGGAGGGGCGGGCTGTGTCTTACGACACGGCCCGCCCCTGTCGTTCATAACGTTTCGACAGTGAATTGCGGCCACTTGGCCACGGGGTGCGGTCGTCTGGTACCACTGCGCGCACAACTGCCCCCATTTTTGCCGCAGGACGCTCTTAATGTCCGATTTATGCAGGGCATAAGCTTCTGGGTGCGGCCGGATTCAACTGTTTGGAACACGGCCGTTAACCGTGCTGGAATTCAACGAACTAGCTAGTAGCACCGCCGAGAGGTTGTTGGTCGAGTGAGGCGAAGCATCACAAGCCCCGCGGATGAACCCGCGCGCGGCAACTTCACCCCGCCGCCGCGAGCGGCCGCGTCGCCCGTCGACGTGCCCGTGGAACCGCCCGCGAGCCGCGGGAGCAGCAGCAGGTTCTCGCCCCGCAACTGGCGTGTGCCGACCCGTCTGAACGCCATCCTGCTCGTGCCGGCCCTGGTGGGTCTGGTCATGGGCGGCTTCCAGGTGAAGGGCTCCATCGACACCTGGAACGAGGCCCAGGACGCCGAGAAGATAGCCACGGTCGTCCAGGCGGCCTCGGGCTACAGCCAGGCACTGCTCAACGAGCGCGACCTGACCGCCGAGCCCCTCCTGAACGGCCAGACGAAGGACCCGAAGGTCGCCAAGGCCTACGCGGACACCACCGCGGCCAAGGAGAAGTTCGACAAGGCCGTCCAGGACATGCCGAAGAACCTCGGCCTGGAGCGGCGACTGGACCTCTTCCGTGCGGAGGAGCCCAAGCTGGACGCCGTACGCGACAAGGCGTACCAGGCGGCCATCGAGAGCCCCAAGAAGGATCTGCCCAGGACGGCCGGGCCCATCCCGACCGAAGAGGGCTATGTGCTGGTCCAGCACTACCTCATGCAGTTCGCCAACGAGCTCGGTCTCGGCACCGGCAACGTGACCTCGTACGGCCGCATGGTCTACGCGATCCAGCTGGCCAAGGCGGCGAACTCGCTGCAGCGCGCCGTCGGTACGCACCTGCTGGTGCGCCCCAGCACGGACGAGAACACCCGCAAGTCCCAGCTCGTCGCCTTCTCCTCCTACGCCTACCTCGAAGACATCGCCATCGGCGAGTACGTCGCCGCGGGTACCGAGGACGACGTGAACCGCCTCAAGGCGGTCATGGCCCAGAAGTCCGAAGAGGGCAAGGCCAAGATCGCCGACGCGAAGCACCAGGCCGAGCAGGCCGGTGTCCGGTTCATACCCCCGCCGACGATCAACGACTCCGCGCTCCTCGGCATGACCGACGCGATCGCCAACAGCGAGAGCAAGAAGAAGCTCTCCGAGACCGGGGCGACCCCCGCGTTCTGGCAGGCCGCCGCCACCGCGAAGTTCGACGGTTACGACACGGTCGAGAAGGAACTCCTCGACAAGGCCGTCAAGGACGCCGTCGCGGTCTCCGACGAGGCCCGCACCGACGCCATCGTCAACGGCGCCATCGTGGTCGTGGCCCTGCTCGCCGCCTTCATCCTGGCGGGCATGATGGCCCGCCAGATGGGCCGCGCGATGGCCCGCCTGCGCTCCGCAGCCTTCGACATCGCCGAGCAGCGCCTGCCGATGCTCGTCGACCAGCTCTCACGCACCGATCCCGGCAAGGTGGACACCCGTGTCCACCCGATCCCCATCGACTCCCAGGACGAGATCGGCGAG is a window encoding:
- a CDS encoding DUF742 domain-containing protein; translation: MTPPPAYSDSYGDSYSEGDQPLVRPYAMTGGRTRPRYQLAIEALVSTTADPMHLSGLLPEHQRICTLCREVKSVAEVSALLSMPLGVARILVADLAEAGMVAIHQPGNGEAGGTPDVTLLERVLSGLRNI
- a CDS encoding GTP-binding protein → MAFGTSSGAAPRSTTSAKIVVAGGFGVGKTTFVGAVSEINPLRTEAVMTSASAGIDDLTHTGDKTTTTVAMDFGRITLDQDLILYLFGTPGQDRFWFMWDDLVRGAIGAIVLVDTRRLADCFPAVDYFENSGLPFVVALNGFEGHQPYTPEEVREALQIGPGAPIITTDARHRADAKSALITLVEHALMARLK
- a CDS encoding sensor histidine kinase; protein product: MQGRFKRDGSAAAEQEPRGGTDRGSSPQHAQNRGPAVEGAGPDTSAAVKAKGRGKSVKARVKAKAGPTPPAGLPAEQDAAIPKAPNGPGSRLAMQNWRISTRLVSLLTLPVVAATTLGGFRINDSLNDIAQLEHMQLLTTMTRQATNLAAMLQEERDLSAGPLSLSNGKTTSSVDVVRQQTDTAAKAFNAATDKVDSTGEKDDTLRSIRNNVLQIGRQLTNIETIRTRAYTAGAQQTVSEYNAVIVSLLSLSQDMAQATSNPEMIKRTRALAAFSAAKEYASIQRAIIAASLPDTNERQGVLRENDRLYALSAQKGEQQAKTTFGLVYQGRTEELLAGLGDSNSEISTADGYSRRVLASPDAFLREKNRSWLDWYDADGTKLQAMKVIELTLLEEMEQKARELKNEAQQDAIINGALILLVLGVSLVGAFVMARSMIRSLRRLQDTATRVAQDRLPELVKQLSESDPQDVDTSVESVGVHTRDEIGQVAAAFDDVHREAVRLAAEQALLRGNVNAMFTNLSRRSQGLIQRQLSLISELESREADPDQLSSLFKLDHLATRMRRNGENLLVLAGEEPGRRWTRPVPLVDVLRAAASEVEQYERVELASVPGTDVAGRVVNDLVHVLAELLENATSFSSPQTKVKVTGHALPDGRVLVEIHDTGIGLSPEDLAAINERLASPPTVDVSVSRRMGLFVVGRLSLRHGIRIQLRPSDSGGTTALVMLPVDVAQGGKKPAPMAGQGGQGGPGGAPGAPGAQGAMGGAPARPSVGSGPQRGQVAGGGQRAALPGRDGAAGQRPQGGRPQQGGPGAPGGRPQQGPTTAGQGQSAFGSGAPLPTRGPVPSPGFGGGAQARPASGPTGYPQGNGFERPQQPQQQQPQQQQPQQPAAPAAPASNGSRPQLPPRGGGPRAELPGPQTTSWGSDQARGHDELSGPGSTAEFARPDFNAPMPQADGGNSTTGQFERPDVRGPMNPSTTGQFERPGYQPQRPGGPGVGGYAPQQPQAQAPQAGNGYAPAPAARPETPRLPQAHRPEALPPAQSSGDARSPIFDTLESNWFREEGQQPPAQGPGTAIPQQGQQPQQSAPAAPAPQQQSLPQRGQEQAADSAATATGAMPTVSWKSSPNDELMRQAERVRQPAAGGITTSGLPRRVPRANLVAGTAQQQAEAQTGPQVSRAPDDVRGRLTNLRRGIQQGRQAGNNGPATGSYHIDPTYQQER
- a CDS encoding roadblock/LC7 domain-containing protein, translating into MSQAAQNLNWLITNFVDNTPGVSHTVVVSADGLLLAMSEGFPRDRADQLAAVASGLTSLTAGASRIFEGGAVNQTVVEMDRGFLFLMSVSDGSSLAVLAHPECDIGLVGYEMALLVDRAGSVLTPDLRAELQGSLLS